The genome window AGGCCGGAAATCTGCCATTGACGGCCGGACTACTCGCCATCCGGGCTACGCCCTCAGCCAACGCCTGCGCAAACGGGTGGAGGAAATCTTCGGGTGGATGAAAACCGTCGGCAATCTCCGGAAAACCCGGCACCGAGGCCTGGAACGGGTGGGCTGGATGTTTATCCTCACCGCCGCGGCTTACAATCTGGTGCGAATCAGCAACCTGATAGCGGCAGCTTCTACCTGAACCAAAAAGGACCCCGGGAATGCGGTAATTCTTACTGCTACCGGCCACCGACGGAGGACGTAACCAAGATTTATTAGCGAATTTACAGTTCATAAAGGTAGCGCAGTCTCCTTGAAACAGATGACAGAGTTAAATCACGTTGGTTTTTCAACGGCCTGCTAAGAGGTTTTCAAGAGATGGATTTAACCAGAAATTGACAGCGGGCGTCGTGAAAATACTTGCATGCCCTTCTCCGGTTATTTATAATAGCACCGTATTCCAATCTCTTTCCCCTAATAAACCAAAATTAGTTCTTTGAGGGCGTTGGACAATTAACTAACCCAAATTCCTCAACTCATCAGGACACGGCACCTGTCACTGGGTCCTTTGGGGAGGAAGTTTATGGTTGCCCCTAGCCGAGAAGGAATATTCAATCAGTATCGTTGGCTTCTTTCCAGAATCCAATGGCTGCTGGACGGTACTGTGGTGGTGGCCCTGCTGCTGATCTTGTGCAGGACCTACTCTATACCTATAAGTTTTGAATATTTAGTCATGGGGGG of Deltaproteobacteria bacterium contains these proteins:
- a CDS encoding transposase, which codes for GRKSAIDGRTTRHPGYALSQRLRKRVEEIFGWMKTVGNLRKTRHRGLERVGWMFILTAAAYNLVRISNLIAAAST